The following coding sequences are from one Onychomys torridus chromosome 16, mOncTor1.1, whole genome shotgun sequence window:
- the LOC118597506 gene encoding DDB1- and CUL4-associated factor 1-like isoform X3 — protein MIDILLVNGYMMTSTEAPLNTAACRLLLDIMPGLETAEVFQEKEGIVENLFKWAQEADQPLRTYSTALLGCAMENEEIATSYRDENSRLVAIVLGRLRELHVQEVSSQQESKCPRPQKTSSEPCLLLDEEDVDMDYGDMAVDVVDGDQETSRDMDISFHLHSSQKTTCRVNSVTKPEEESGFKKSAKHGERENVRRAKQKLGFSSSEPDGVFAEVSKSSWSKVAPWVTGTNYTLYPMSPAIEQRLLLQYLTPLGEYQDLLPLFMQLESQEVMMFYIDLKQTHDVLLTFEALKHLASLLIHNKFATDFVTHGGVQKLLEIPRPSMAATAVSTCLYYLSNIQDAMERLCMHPHQVLSDVVNYALWLMECSHASGCRHATLFFSGCFSFPAVLELFDHYDGLRRLVNLISTLEILNSEDPGRHVSNYKIFATCQRGKHTCMALRKYFEAHLAIKLEQVKQSLHSPEGAIPVHSSPPYKACSYTGEQIEEMMEFLIEYAPAQLYWEPAEVFLKLSCVQLLLQLISIACKWKTYYARTDTVRFALDVLAILTVVPKIQLQLADSVKVLDEHGSTVSTVGISIILGIAEGEYFLHDAEIQKSALRVIINCVCGPDNRISSFGKFTSGTAQKKLSQTPKTSEHILAKMWNVVQSNDGIKVLLSLLSIKMPITDADQIRALACKALVGLSRSSTVAQIISKLPLFSSWQIQQLMKEPVLEDKRSYHVKFCNYADELIKKISGKPLLLGTDVSLAGLQKAGIVAQSRITFSGKELLLLIRNHLISKGLRESATVLTREADLPVTASSHPSAFTPVTAAAPTVSLPKNPQIANDITSLMGSIADFGASAHSVPIILLSIPLPFPPQDSLPLTGRISFIRERPSLCNGRNIQVLWQKSEPGTHSQSHAVKTQLDRHLSSPTTLDSIITEHLREQHARCKNPIATCPPFSLFTPHQCPEPKQRRQAPTNFTSRLNCRAWFPKYGGIDGGGFDRHLIFSRFHTISVFPEAHEDESGLTCCAFSAQEQFLMLGNCTGQLKLYNIFSGQEEASYNCHNSAITHLEPSRDGSLLLTSATWGQPLSALWGMRSVFDMKHSFTEDHYVEFSKYSQDQVIGTKGDMAHVYDIETGTKMLTLFNPDLANNYKRNCATFNPTDDLVLNDGVLWDVRSAQAIHKFDKFNRNISGVFHPNGLEAIINTEIWDLRTFHLLHTVPALDQCRVVFNYTGTVMYGAMLQADDEDDILEERMKSPFGSSFRTFNATDYKPIATIDVKRNIFDLCTDTKDCYLAVIENQGSMDAPNMDTVCRLYEVGRQRLAEEEDEEEDAEEEEQEEESEDDGTDDVENLDTDQWQDAEMEEADNSENAMQDGDNVLSPSDEELASLEEGEEGEEEDSDAEEEPEVILVEDSSDHSDWEDGIFFSLNE, from the exons ATGATCGACATCCTGTTGG TGAACGGGTATATGATGACAAGCACAGAGGCCCCTTTAAATACTGCAGCCTGCAGACTGCTACTGGACATCATGCCAGGTCTAGAAACTGCAGAGGTCTTTCAAGAAAAGGAAGGGATTGTTGAAAATCTTTTCAAATGGGCCCAAGAGGCTGATCAGCCACTGAGGACATATTCTACAGCACTGTTAGGATGTGCTATGGAAAATGAAGAGATTGCTACAAGCTACAGAGATGAAAATTCACGGCTGGTGGCAATAGTTCTTGGCAGACTGAGAGAGCTACATGTTCAGGAAGTGTCTTCGCAGCAGGAAAGTAAGTGTCCTAGGCCCCAGAAGACTTCCTCAGAGCCATGCTTGCTTTTGGATGAGGAAGATGTGGATATGGACTATGGTGACATGGCAGTAGATGTTGTGGATGGAGACCAAGAAACGTCTAGAGATATGGACATCTCCTTTCATCTGCATTCAAGTCAGAAGACCACTTGTAGGGTGAACTCAGTAACTAAGCCTGAGGAAGAATCAGGATTCAAGAAGTCTGCAAAGCATGGTGAAAGAGAGAACGTCAGGAGGGCCAAGCAGAAGTTGGGTTTCTCATCTTCTGAGCCAGATGGTGTGTTTGCTGAGGTGTCTAAGAGCAGCTGGTCAAAAGTGGCCCCTTGGGTAACTGGCACCAATTATACCCTCTATCCAATGTCTCCTGCTATTGAGCAGAGACTTCTTCTCCAGTACCTGACCCCTTTGGGAGAGTATCAAGACTTACTTCCCCTGTTCATGCAACTtgaatcacaggaagtgatgatGTTTTATATTGATCTGAAACAGACCCATGATGTCCTGCTTACTTTTGAGGCACTCAAGCACCTAGCATCTCTCCTCATCCATAACAAATTTGCCACAGACTTTGTTACACATGGTGGGGTACAGAAATTACTAGAAATTCCTCGTCCTTCTATGGCTGCAACTGCTGTATCTACATGCTTGTATTACCTGTCCAACATCCAGGATGCTATGGAAAGACTTTGCATGCATCCCCACCAAGTTCTCTCTGATGTGGTGAACTATGCCCTATGGTTAATGGAATGTTCTCATGCTTCAGGATGCCGCCATGCAACATTGTTTTTCTCAGGTTGCTTCTCATTCCCAGCTGTCTTGGAGCTCTTTGACCATTATGATGGTCTTCGTCGCCTAGTGAACTTGATCAGTACTTTGGAGATTTTAAATTCGGAAGACCCTGGTAGACATGTGAGCAACTATAAAATCTTTGCTACCTGCCAAAGAGGCAAACATACCTGCATGGCTCTGCGAAAGTACTTTGAGGCTCACTTGGCCATTAAACTGGAACAAGTCAAGCAGTCCCTTCATAGCCCTGAGGGAGCTATTCCTGTGCACTCTTCTCCTCCATACAAGGCATGCTCATACACTGGTGAGCAGATTGAGGAAATGATGGAGTTTTTGATAGAATATGCCCCAGCTCAGCTGTATTGGGAACCTGCTGAAGTCTTCCTCAAGCTTTCCTGCGTGCAGCTCTTGTTGCAGCTGATTTCCATCGCCTGCAAGTGGAAAACCTATTATGCAAGGACTGACACTGTGCGCTTTGCTTTGGATGTCCTGGCCATCCTCACTGTGGTGCCAAAAATCCAGCTGCAATTGGCAGACTCGGTGAAGGTCTTGGATGAGCATGGCTCTACTGTATCCACTGTAGGAATCAGCATCATTTTGGGCATTGCAGAGGGTGAATATTTTCTCCATGATGCTGAAATTCAGAAGTCAGCCCTTCGAGTTATCATCAATTGTGTATGTGGCCCAGATAACCGAATATCCAGTTTTGGTAAATTTACTTCCGGAACTGCTCAGAAAAAGCTGTCTCAGACCCCCAAGACTAGTGAGCATATCTTGGCGAAGATGTGGAATGTGGTCCAGTCCAATGATGGCATCAAGGTGCTTCTGTCCCTATTGTCCATCAAGATGCCCATCACAGATGCAGACCAGATCCGAGCCCTGGCTTGCAAAGCCCTAGTGGGCTTGTCGAGAAGTAGCACTGTTGCACAGATCATCAGCAAATTGCCCCTTTTTAGTAGCTGGCAGATTCAACAGCTGATGAAGGAGCCAGTGCTGGAGGACAAGCGTAGCTACCATGTCAAATTCTGCAACTATGCAGATGAGCTCATTAAGAAAATATCAGGAAAGCCTCTTCTGCTTGGCACTGATGTGTCACTGGCAGGGCTACAGAAAGCAGGCATTGTTGCCCAGTCAAGGATCACCTTCTCTGGGAAAGAACTACTTCTGTTGATAAGAAACCATCTCATTTCTAAAGGGCTTAGAGAGTCAGCAACTGTGCTGACCAGAGAGGCCGACTTGCCCGTAACTGCTTCCTCACATCCCTCTGCTTTCACCCCAGTGACTGCTGCTGCTCCTACTGTCTCTCTTCCTAAGAACCCTCAGATTGCCAATGACATTACAAGTCTAATGGGCAGCATTGCTGATTTTGGTGCTTCTGCCCATTCTGTCCCCATTATACTCCTTTCCATCCCTCTGCCATTTCCACCCCAGGATTCGCTGCCTTTGACTGGCAGGATAAGTTTTATCAGAGAGAGGCCATCACTTTGCAATGGCAGGAATATCCAAGTGTTATGGCAGAAGTCAGAACCCGGCACACACAGCCAGAGCCATGCTGTCAAAACACAACTGGACAGACATCTTTCTTCCCCAACAACACTGGACAGTATCATCACAGAGCATCTTAGAGAGCAACATGCTCGCTGCAAGAACCCCATTGCCACCTGtccacctttttctctctttactcCTCACCAGTGCCCTGAGCCAAAGCAGAGGAGGCAAGCCCCAACAAACTTTACCTCAAGGCTAAACTGCAGGGCATGGTTTCCAAAATATGGAGGTATAGATGGCGGAGGCTTTGATAGGCATCTTATCTTTAGCCGATTTCATACTATTTCAGTGTTTCCGGAAGCTCATGAAGATGAGAGTGGCTTGACATGTTGTGCATTCTCAGCCCAGGAGCAGTTCCTGATGCTTGGGAACTGTACAGGGCAGCTGAAGCTCTACAACATATTTAGTGGACAGGAAGAGGCCAGCTATAACTGTCACAACTCAGCCATCACACACCTTGAACCTTCCAGGGATGGGTCCTTACTTCTGACATCTGCCACTTGGGGCCAGCCTTTGTCTGCACTTTGGGGGATGAGGTCAGTATTTGATATGAAGCATTCCTTCACAGAAGATCATTATGTTGAGTTCAGTAAGTACTCTCAGGATCAGGTCATAGGCACAAAAGGAGACATGGCCCATGTTTATGATATTGAGACTGGCACCAAGATGTTGACTCTGTTTAACCCAGATCTTGCCAACAACTACAAGAGGAACTgtgccacctttaatcctacaGACGATCTTGTCTTAAATGATGGGGTCCTCTGGGATGTCCGCTCTGCACAGGCCATCCACAAGTTTGACAAGTTCAACAGGAATATCAGTGGTGTTTTCCATCCCAATGGGCTGGAGGCCATCATCAATACAGAAATTTGGGACCTTCGAACTTTCCATCTTTTACACACAGTGCCTGCTCTGGATCAATGTCGTGTGGTGTTTAACTACACAGGGACAGTGATGTATGGAGCAATGTTGCAGGCAGATGATGAAGATGATATCTTGGAAGAGAGGATGAAAAGCCCCTTTGGGTCATCCTTCCGAACATTTAATGCAACTGATTACAAACCTATAGCAACCATTGATGTGAAACGGAACATCTTTGACCTGTGTACAGACACCAAAGACTGCTATCTTGCTGTCATTGAGAATCAAGGCAGTATGGATGCCCCTAACATGGACACAGTATGCAGGCTTTATGAAGTGGGCAGGCAGCGTctggcagaggaagaagatgaagaggaggacgcagaagaggaagaacaggaggaagagagtgaaGATGATGGCACGGATGATGTAGAGAACTTGGACACTGACCAGTGGCAAGATGCAGAAATGGAGGAGGCTGACAACAGTGAGAACGCTATGCAGGATGGGGACAATGTCCTCTCTCCCTCTGATGAGGAGCTAGCAAGcctagaagagggagaggagggggaagaggaagactctGATGCAGAGGAGGAACCGGAAGTGATTCTGGTGGAGGACAGCTCAGACCACTCTGATTGGGAAGATGGCATCTTCTTCTCTCTGAATGAGTGA
- the LOC118597506 gene encoding DDB1- and CUL4-associated factor 1-like isoform X4: MTTAVVHMDSKEELTALLEQWKEDHGSGQGTVTILRRMSELIEKETEEYHKGDPDPFDDRHPVGVDPECMLGHLLRLLSKNDDFMNTLMNGYMMTSTEAPLNTAACRLLLDIMPGLETAEVFQEKEGIVENLFKWAQEADQPLRTYSTALLGCAMENEEIATSYRDENSRLVAIVLGRLRELHVQEVSSQQESKCPRPQKTSSEPCLLLDEEDVDMDYGDMAVDVVDGDQETSRDMDISFHLHSSQKTTCRVNSVTKPEEESGFKKSAKHGERENVRRAKQKLGFSSSEPDGVFAEVSKSSWSKVAPWVTGTNYTLYPMSPAIEQRLLLQYLTPLGEYQDLLPLFMQLESQEVMMFYIDLKQTHDVLLTFEALKHLASLLIHNKFATDFVTHGGVQKLLEIPRPSMAATAVSTCLYYLSNIQDAMERLCMHPHQVLSDVVNYALWLMECSHASGCRHATLFFSGCFSFPAVLELFDHYDGLRRLVNLISTLEILNSEDPGRHVSNYKIFATCQRGKHTCMALRKYFEAHLAIKLEQVKQSLHSPEGAIPVHSSPPYKACSYTGEQIEEMMEFLIEYAPAQLYWEPAEVFLKLSCVQLLLQLISIACKWKTYYARTDTVRFALDVLAILTVVPKIQLQLADSVKVLDEHGSTVSTVGISIILGIAEGEYFLHDAEIQKSALRVIINCVCGPDNRISSFGKFTSGTAQKKLSQTPKTSEHILAKMWNVVQSNDGIKVLLSLLSIKMPITDADQIRALACKALVGLSRSSTVAQIISKLPLFSSWQIQQLMKEPVLEDKRSYHVKFCNYADELIKKISGKPLLLGTDVSLAGLQKAGIVAQSRITFSGKELLLLIRNHLISKGLRESATVLTREADLPVTASSHPSAFTPVTAAAPTVSLPKNPQIANDITSLMGSIADFGASAHSVPIILLSIPLPFPPQDSLPLTGRISFIRERPSLCNGRNIQVLWQKSEPGTHSQSHAVKTQLDRHLSSPTTLDSIITEHLREQHARCKNPIATCPPFSLFTPHQCPEPKQRRQAPTNFTSRLNCRAWFPKYGGIDGGGFDRHLIFSRFHTISVFPEAHEDESGLTCCAFSAQEQFLMLGNCTGQLKLYNIFSGQEEASYNCHNSAITHLEPSRDGSLLLTSATWGQPLSALWGMRSVFDMKHSFTEDHYVEFSKYSQDQVIGTKGDMAHVYDIETGTKMLTLFNPDLANNYKRNCATFNPTDDLVLNDGVLWDVRSAQAIHKFDKFNRNISGVFHPNGLEAIINTEIWDLRTFHLLHTVPALDQCRVVFNYTGTVMYGAMLQADDEDDILEERMKSPFGSSFRTFNATDYKPIATIDVKRNIFDLCTDTKDCYLAVIENQGSMDAPNMDTVCRLYEVGRQRLAEEEDEEEDAETAQTTLIGKMASSSL, from the exons ATGACTACAGCAGTGGTACATATGGACTCCAAAGAGGAGCTTACTGCCCTGCTGGAACAGTGGAAAGAGGACCATGGCAGTGGGCAGGGTACGGTAACCATCCTTAGGAGAATGTCAgaattaattgaaaaagaaactgaagaatatCATAAAGGAGATCCAGACCCATTTGATGATCGACATCCTGTTGGAGTCGATCCAGAGTGTATGCTGGGTCACTTGCTGAGACTACTCTCCAAGAATGATGATTTCATGAACACACTGATGAACGGGTATATGATGACAAGCACAGAGGCCCCTTTAAATACTGCAGCCTGCAGACTGCTACTGGACATCATGCCAGGTCTAGAAACTGCAGAGGTCTTTCAAGAAAAGGAAGGGATTGTTGAAAATCTTTTCAAATGGGCCCAAGAGGCTGATCAGCCACTGAGGACATATTCTACAGCACTGTTAGGATGTGCTATGGAAAATGAAGAGATTGCTACAAGCTACAGAGATGAAAATTCACGGCTGGTGGCAATAGTTCTTGGCAGACTGAGAGAGCTACATGTTCAGGAAGTGTCTTCGCAGCAGGAAAGTAAGTGTCCTAGGCCCCAGAAGACTTCCTCAGAGCCATGCTTGCTTTTGGATGAGGAAGATGTGGATATGGACTATGGTGACATGGCAGTAGATGTTGTGGATGGAGACCAAGAAACGTCTAGAGATATGGACATCTCCTTTCATCTGCATTCAAGTCAGAAGACCACTTGTAGGGTGAACTCAGTAACTAAGCCTGAGGAAGAATCAGGATTCAAGAAGTCTGCAAAGCATGGTGAAAGAGAGAACGTCAGGAGGGCCAAGCAGAAGTTGGGTTTCTCATCTTCTGAGCCAGATGGTGTGTTTGCTGAGGTGTCTAAGAGCAGCTGGTCAAAAGTGGCCCCTTGGGTAACTGGCACCAATTATACCCTCTATCCAATGTCTCCTGCTATTGAGCAGAGACTTCTTCTCCAGTACCTGACCCCTTTGGGAGAGTATCAAGACTTACTTCCCCTGTTCATGCAACTtgaatcacaggaagtgatgatGTTTTATATTGATCTGAAACAGACCCATGATGTCCTGCTTACTTTTGAGGCACTCAAGCACCTAGCATCTCTCCTCATCCATAACAAATTTGCCACAGACTTTGTTACACATGGTGGGGTACAGAAATTACTAGAAATTCCTCGTCCTTCTATGGCTGCAACTGCTGTATCTACATGCTTGTATTACCTGTCCAACATCCAGGATGCTATGGAAAGACTTTGCATGCATCCCCACCAAGTTCTCTCTGATGTGGTGAACTATGCCCTATGGTTAATGGAATGTTCTCATGCTTCAGGATGCCGCCATGCAACATTGTTTTTCTCAGGTTGCTTCTCATTCCCAGCTGTCTTGGAGCTCTTTGACCATTATGATGGTCTTCGTCGCCTAGTGAACTTGATCAGTACTTTGGAGATTTTAAATTCGGAAGACCCTGGTAGACATGTGAGCAACTATAAAATCTTTGCTACCTGCCAAAGAGGCAAACATACCTGCATGGCTCTGCGAAAGTACTTTGAGGCTCACTTGGCCATTAAACTGGAACAAGTCAAGCAGTCCCTTCATAGCCCTGAGGGAGCTATTCCTGTGCACTCTTCTCCTCCATACAAGGCATGCTCATACACTGGTGAGCAGATTGAGGAAATGATGGAGTTTTTGATAGAATATGCCCCAGCTCAGCTGTATTGGGAACCTGCTGAAGTCTTCCTCAAGCTTTCCTGCGTGCAGCTCTTGTTGCAGCTGATTTCCATCGCCTGCAAGTGGAAAACCTATTATGCAAGGACTGACACTGTGCGCTTTGCTTTGGATGTCCTGGCCATCCTCACTGTGGTGCCAAAAATCCAGCTGCAATTGGCAGACTCGGTGAAGGTCTTGGATGAGCATGGCTCTACTGTATCCACTGTAGGAATCAGCATCATTTTGGGCATTGCAGAGGGTGAATATTTTCTCCATGATGCTGAAATTCAGAAGTCAGCCCTTCGAGTTATCATCAATTGTGTATGTGGCCCAGATAACCGAATATCCAGTTTTGGTAAATTTACTTCCGGAACTGCTCAGAAAAAGCTGTCTCAGACCCCCAAGACTAGTGAGCATATCTTGGCGAAGATGTGGAATGTGGTCCAGTCCAATGATGGCATCAAGGTGCTTCTGTCCCTATTGTCCATCAAGATGCCCATCACAGATGCAGACCAGATCCGAGCCCTGGCTTGCAAAGCCCTAGTGGGCTTGTCGAGAAGTAGCACTGTTGCACAGATCATCAGCAAATTGCCCCTTTTTAGTAGCTGGCAGATTCAACAGCTGATGAAGGAGCCAGTGCTGGAGGACAAGCGTAGCTACCATGTCAAATTCTGCAACTATGCAGATGAGCTCATTAAGAAAATATCAGGAAAGCCTCTTCTGCTTGGCACTGATGTGTCACTGGCAGGGCTACAGAAAGCAGGCATTGTTGCCCAGTCAAGGATCACCTTCTCTGGGAAAGAACTACTTCTGTTGATAAGAAACCATCTCATTTCTAAAGGGCTTAGAGAGTCAGCAACTGTGCTGACCAGAGAGGCCGACTTGCCCGTAACTGCTTCCTCACATCCCTCTGCTTTCACCCCAGTGACTGCTGCTGCTCCTACTGTCTCTCTTCCTAAGAACCCTCAGATTGCCAATGACATTACAAGTCTAATGGGCAGCATTGCTGATTTTGGTGCTTCTGCCCATTCTGTCCCCATTATACTCCTTTCCATCCCTCTGCCATTTCCACCCCAGGATTCGCTGCCTTTGACTGGCAGGATAAGTTTTATCAGAGAGAGGCCATCACTTTGCAATGGCAGGAATATCCAAGTGTTATGGCAGAAGTCAGAACCCGGCACACACAGCCAGAGCCATGCTGTCAAAACACAACTGGACAGACATCTTTCTTCCCCAACAACACTGGACAGTATCATCACAGAGCATCTTAGAGAGCAACATGCTCGCTGCAAGAACCCCATTGCCACCTGtccacctttttctctctttactcCTCACCAGTGCCCTGAGCCAAAGCAGAGGAGGCAAGCCCCAACAAACTTTACCTCAAGGCTAAACTGCAGGGCATGGTTTCCAAAATATGGAGGTATAGATGGCGGAGGCTTTGATAGGCATCTTATCTTTAGCCGATTTCATACTATTTCAGTGTTTCCGGAAGCTCATGAAGATGAGAGTGGCTTGACATGTTGTGCATTCTCAGCCCAGGAGCAGTTCCTGATGCTTGGGAACTGTACAGGGCAGCTGAAGCTCTACAACATATTTAGTGGACAGGAAGAGGCCAGCTATAACTGTCACAACTCAGCCATCACACACCTTGAACCTTCCAGGGATGGGTCCTTACTTCTGACATCTGCCACTTGGGGCCAGCCTTTGTCTGCACTTTGGGGGATGAGGTCAGTATTTGATATGAAGCATTCCTTCACAGAAGATCATTATGTTGAGTTCAGTAAGTACTCTCAGGATCAGGTCATAGGCACAAAAGGAGACATGGCCCATGTTTATGATATTGAGACTGGCACCAAGATGTTGACTCTGTTTAACCCAGATCTTGCCAACAACTACAAGAGGAACTgtgccacctttaatcctacaGACGATCTTGTCTTAAATGATGGGGTCCTCTGGGATGTCCGCTCTGCACAGGCCATCCACAAGTTTGACAAGTTCAACAGGAATATCAGTGGTGTTTTCCATCCCAATGGGCTGGAGGCCATCATCAATACAGAAATTTGGGACCTTCGAACTTTCCATCTTTTACACACAGTGCCTGCTCTGGATCAATGTCGTGTGGTGTTTAACTACACAGGGACAGTGATGTATGGAGCAATGTTGCAGGCAGATGATGAAGATGATATCTTGGAAGAGAGGATGAAAAGCCCCTTTGGGTCATCCTTCCGAACATTTAATGCAACTGATTACAAACCTATAGCAACCATTGATGTGAAACGGAACATCTTTGACCTGTGTACAGACACCAAAGACTGCTATCTTGCTGTCATTGAGAATCAAGGCAGTATGGATGCCCCTAACATGGACACAGTATGCAGGCTTTATGAAGTGGGCAGGCAGCGTctggcagaggaagaagatgaagaggaggacgcaga GACAGCTCAGACCACTCTGATTGGGAAGATGGCATCTTCTTCTCTCTGA